The following coding sequences lie in one Methanohalophilus levihalophilus genomic window:
- a CDS encoding MBL fold metallo-hydrolase produces the protein MEVTKFTTSQYNANSYLVNGKILIDTSIDTERLIKLIEEKIPIEQIELIILTHCHYDHTASVPEIVKKSGAKVGIHKLDGDCVMDTEKSVSYLFGKEAPEIVANELYEDGDTIDIGSGEKLKIIHTPGHTRGGICLYERNSKSLFSGDTVFSSGGFGRTDFEGGSREKITESIGKIAELDVETLYPGHGPVTSENANHHIQLSHRASRSMW, from the coding sequence ATGGAAGTAACCAAATTCACCACATCACAATATAATGCCAATTCATACCTCGTTAACGGTAAAATCCTGATTGACACAAGCATCGATACAGAACGGCTTATCAAGTTAATCGAGGAAAAAATCCCAATTGAACAAATCGAGCTAATAATCCTTACACATTGTCATTATGATCATACAGCCTCTGTGCCTGAAATCGTCAAAAAAAGTGGTGCAAAGGTCGGAATCCACAAACTTGACGGGGATTGTGTCATGGATACTGAAAAAAGTGTTTCATACCTTTTCGGCAAAGAAGCTCCCGAAATTGTGGCCAATGAGCTTTATGAGGATGGCGATACAATCGACATTGGAAGTGGAGAAAAACTGAAAATAATCCATACCCCGGGCCATACAAGAGGAGGCATCTGCCTTTATGAAAGAAACTCGAAAAGCCTCTTTTCCGGGGACACGGTTTTTTCATCTGGTGGTTTTGGTAGAACTGATTTCGAAGGGGGTTCCCGGGAAAAAATAACCGAATCCATTGGTAAAATTGCAGAATTGGATGTTGAAACCCTTTACCCGGGACATGGACCTGTCACATCTGAAAATGCAAATCACCATATTCAACTATCACATCGTGCTTCCAGAAGCATGTGGTAA